Within the Erpetoichthys calabaricus chromosome 1, fErpCal1.3, whole genome shotgun sequence genome, the region AAATTAGAGCATCAATCCAGAATGGCGACGTACACTGCAAACAGTTAAGTACAGTTAACACTTTTTAGGTTTCATTTGTTTACTAGAATCGACTTTAAATACGTCACCTCAAGCCATAATACTGAATTCTGAGAAggtaaactttaacattactAGAACGAACTGCAACAGATTAACCGATGTTAGCTTGATATGTGTTACTGTTGATATTTTGGTTGCTTTGAGAAGTTTTTAAATTGCTGCTTCCAAGCAGAAATATGGCTACTTATCATGGCCATCTTTTTTAACATGACAACATTACTTTTGCACATTTCTTGCTCATCAGTTTCTTCTTCAATCTGGACTATAGAACTACTTTGAGGCTGAAACACCAGCTTTCACAGGGGCATCCATGTTTACTTTCCCAATTGGGTAACTCAAACACTTCAAGCTCCACTCTATGAGGAATGCAGCAATAAGCAGAGGCAGGATTGGGTCTGCCATCATGGCATTTTGGGTGCACAACCTCCATGAACCAAGCAGATGTTTGAATGAAGAAATCACCATGTGGGGAAATCCCCCCCTTCCCGTCAAtgaaatggagaaagaaaatgtgggAATTACACCGCATCGTTAAGGTATGACTGACTCTATGTTAAGCAGCTCTGTCCATGACGTCACCCAGGggtctgtgggggtcttaattcTTGCTTAAGTAGAggagatataaaacaaaaatagctgGGAAAATGCAATTTgagcagtttctttgcagcataGCTGTTTATGAAAttgttaaaatttgaaaataacttGTTACAGCATTATTATCGATGAATAAAAAAACATGGGtgagctaattttcttttttctgtaacatcaccaaatttcattcAAATCAGTCaacacatttttgagatttttctaTGGACCATGTCACCTGGTCTCTTTTTGCTGCGAAGgacacttttctttcttcactcatccatccatcctattgGGCAGTGACGGCCGCTGTTCATAAATCGTCAACCGCATTTCTCTGTTGCTTGTCAGCACTGAGGTGACTGAAGGACATGGTGCATCAAAACAGGCCACTTGCTACAGCATTATTattgaaaaatatcaacaaaaaaaaaaaaagaacacacttgGATTgactaattttctctttttctgtaacGCCACCAATTTACAATTAAAACAGTCAaagcattttgagattttggggtatttagttttacTATTGTGGTTGAAAGATTACTCCTAAATATTGACAAATACTGAAATGTCCTTCTAAGGGGATGCTTACTACCCTTGATGTataatcctgccaaatttcagctttataACATCATATGCGTCTGTTTGATGTCTTCTTCAAACACACTGGACTATACATGATGTTAATGTCAACAACAGCAGCAGAAGCATTCAGCAGTGAGCTAGTCCACATAGCAAGCATCATTACACACCTCatccaaatcatccatccatccatccattttccaacccactgaatccgaacacagggtcacgggggtctgctggagccaatcccagccaacacagggcacaaggcaggaactaatcccgggcagggtgccaacccaccgcaggacacacacaaacacacccacacaccaagcacacactagggccaatttagaatcgccaatccacctaacctgcatgtctttggactgtgggaggaaaccggagcacccggaggaaacccacgcagacacggggagaacatgcaaactccacgcagggaggacccgggaagcgaacccaggtccccaggtctcccaactgcgaggcagcagcgctacccactgcgccaccgtgcccatCCAAATCATTAtcagaaatatttgcaaatttatttaaaaatcaaaaagtaaaatcttTCATTTGTAGACGTTTTCAGACCTTTTGCTTGAGTCACTCCAAATTGGGGTCAAGTGCATCAAGTTTACTTTAATTCTTGTTTacatgtgtctagaacttgattggagaccACCTGTGACAAACCAAGTTGACTGGATATCATTTAAACAGGCACACATCTGTCCATATAAGGTCCCTCAATTAACACATGCAGTGTTAACACAAAAAACCAAGCTATGATGTGCAAGGAAATCATTAGAGAACTCTGATCAAATTGTGATGAGGCATAGATCAGAGCAagaggataaaaccatttctaaagttttgagtgttcccaggagtaccgtgacctcaataattgtgaaatggaagaagtccaggactcttcctagaattggCTGTCTGGCCAAATTCAGTAACTGGACGAGAAGGGCCTTGGTTAGGAAGATGATCATGAACCTAATGGTCTCTCTAACAGAACATCAGAAGTCTTTTTCTAAAATGGAAAAACCTGTCAGAagaatgaccatctcagcagcatttcCATCAAGCAGGCATTTATGGTACAGTTGCTAGagagaagccactcttgagtaaaatacATATGTCAGTCTAAAGGACTCTGGAAACATTGGGGGAAAAAAGATCCTCTCATatgatgagacagaaattgaactctttgggcagaactccaagcaattatatctggtgaagaccaggcactgcccttcaactgcctaataccatccctacagtcaCCTACATAAGACTgagttggcaaaaaaaaaaagcctctagTCTTAGAGTCAGAGCTTGCTTGTGAATCGCTATGTAGCATTTGTTTCATTCTCTCCCTGTTACTACAAATAATCAGGGTGGAGCAATACTATTTTTGTCTCTGTGTCAGTTGAATCATGATAGGCGTTGCTTTGTTGTACTGAATTGATGGACACGTGGCTTCCAGTATTACAATTAACATCAGAAAGATGTCAGCTGTAGCAAACAATGACAGCAGAAACAAACTGGTATTACAGTATTCACTTTACTGCATGTAACACAGCAGAACTATTTTGTCTTAGGTTGGCTTTCATAAGCAATCTTTTATCATCCttaaaataataactgaaatttcaattcagtttcactttattaaaaaaaagaattacacattttatttaaatgaataaaaccaataaacattttttaacatagaATGCCAGTTACAAGCATAACAAAAGTCTAGACTTTTCACAGTTTGACAAATGAGTGGCCAGTGTTAATAAAACTATTATCAATGTTTTCAATTTCTAGTTGAATAAAGAGCAGTCACAGATATCCATACATGCAATTTGAATAAATATCTTGGGCAAAAAAACACAAGAGTATTGATCACAAATaaatttcacttttcatttctcTGCTGCTTTAGGTCTCCCTTAGGTATAAACTAGTGATCACAAACAATGGAGGCAGCACCTAATAAATATACTCTTAACGTTTCTAAAATGGgtgattattttaattaatttttcaagtCAGGAATATTATACTAATTAAACTTAATctgataaaatgttataaaaacttCAAGGCACTGTGAAAAGGTACATATGCTAACCACTTAAAGTATTACTTTAAAACCCTGATGTGACAAAGTGGATTCTCTGTGGGTAAATAACATTTCgaaagtaaaacattaataacTTGAATTGAATAGTTGCATTGAACAACATAAGATTACCAATTGCTTTTTCAGTTTAATGAAGGAATTGTAACTTTGTGCAATTAAAGTAATTAGGCTGCTGAACAGGATACTTTTATGTTTCAACTTTCATTGCATAAACTTTCTAATCTCTTTCAAAAATGATTAACCACTTAAAAACAGACTTTCAAATTGTATACTAGctttaaaacagcagaaaaacaaTCAGTGGTCTTATAAAACCAACAGCAActatttggaatttttttaaagCATCACAAAAAGAACCATCTCAGTTAAAATAAAAGATCCCATTCTCTTTAACCACTAAAAGACTGATGATGAAAGATGAAAGCTCAGAAATCTAATTAAATTAtcataatgaaatgaaaaattctCATCCAGGGTGGGACACCTAAGGGAGCTTATCAGTGTACATAACATAAGGAAAAAGAGGAACATTTTCCTTCATCATTTTCCTTGCTTTCATTTTACAAGAATGAGTCGCACCATTCTTTTAGGCAACTATAGCAGTCAAACTGCTGTTTGGCATTAGCACCACATGTGTCCTTCAGCCATTCTCTGAAGAAGTCTTCATCTTTTTTTAGTACCAGAAACTGCCCAAGCACCACGTAAGCCTGAAATAACACAAATAGAGATTACATTTACTTCAACTAAAAACCCTACACATTAGTATATAATCTGTACAAAAGTAACCTCCAAAAATAATTAATCCACAAATCTGTATATGCTATTTAGAAGTATTTGTAATGAAAGATGTAATTACGTAAAAAAGTCTTAGAAATATAGGATTAATGAAACTACATGTTGTTCTAATGTCCTTACAATTCAAGATAACCtgattaaactttattaaaaaaaaaaaattccacccaTAAGTAATACACCAAGGCAGTGGCTAAAACACTAATATAGCAGAATGACAGTATAACTGGTCTCTGCAGAACACTGCCAAAAGCTGTTGGCTCCTTTGTGGTGTACACGTACACGACTACATTCACTGCTACACAATATGTCAAAAACGGCAGTATTCAACATGGACTGAAAAGAGAAACATTCAGGTGTTGCTGGAGCAGCAAATCCTTTCATTGAAAAAGCATGTCCATGGGCATGCATATTCACTGTTGCATCTCAACTTTTGACAAAAGAAGAATAGCACTTTTTTCACTGATAATGTCTGTCACATGGTATAAGGAACTGTGTAACCTTCTGtactcatttttttcacttaactacattacaaatcaaattaatcaaCAATCAAATAATTTACTCTTCATTAACTGTCTTGTGaatcatattttaaatgttacacAAAAGTCTAGTCATTAAGTTTAACCTTTAAGAGCAGGAAAGACAACATTTTAGGTTCATTACACTAACGGTGACCTCTGAAGTTATTGTCTCAAACAGTCATATTAAGAGCAAAACTGTCAACCTGAAAACTTGAACTGAATATCACAACCTCCAATTAGCAGATAATTTCAGAAATATATTACTGAAAGTCATTGAATTGATATAGCTGGTTTTCTTAcacagcatggtggtgcaatggaCAAAATTGCTTCTTCACAGCTCTAGGGAAAAGGAGTGGATTCCCAGTACAAACACTTTTCAGAGATTGCACTTTCTTCCTTTGGGTTTTCTACTGTTTCCCTCCACACTCCAAATGTGTGCTTGACTGCTTAATTCATGACTTTATGATTGCTCAATGTGAGTGAGAGTGTGTGGATGTCTGTACCCTATGATGGACCAGCACCACATGTAGAAGCGGTTCTTGCCTTTCATCTCATACTGTGCAACAGGGCTAACCCTCTGCAACTCTGTGCTGTTTTTCTCAATGGACTGTTATGAAATAACCTACTGAATAGTGAagtaactgcattttttttataaaacatactttattaattaaataaggtcaaagaatgcaaaaaaacacCATAATGCAATGCTATGGACACTCTCATTTACAAGTTTAATTCTGCCATTTGACTCCAttaataatttatcatttttgtaaGTGATGTCTTTCGGAATTAACCCTTatgtaaaatctattttttttagcatttcttAACcatattttgtgtgttgtattttgccttttgtATCTGTTAAAGATATACAAACAATCAATCTAcactatgttttttattttgaaacagtAATTATTAATTGTTTCAAGAGAAGAGTAATCTGAACATTTTATAGGAAACAAATGGAAAACATAACTAAAAATTCTATCTGAAATTAACATTCTataaaaactgatatttttacaataaaggtcagcaactgaaaagtaaaaaaaataaatatgtagtaCTTTTTCCTAAGGAAAAAGTGGCAGGCAGAATATGTTGAAAGAGAATCTGAAGAATCTCAACTAAAACAGAATGGGAAGGTCTGCAATGAGCTGaagttcattaaaaataaaagtgaaaattataTAAAGAACTGATTTTAGAAATACATGACACAAATATGTTAGAAAATGTTCATGTAAATCAtatctaacatccatccatccattatccaacccgctatatcctaactactagggatgcaccgataccacttttttggaaaacgagtacgagtacgagtacgagtacttgcatttcagtactcgccgataccgagtacttaataaaaacatgatttaaatttacaggtaacagctttagtcatataatttaacaaaaaaaacaagaaactctcatcTATCCACttggaggttaggctaattacgacacggggctaacactgcttgtccaaatatccgtggtgaaactaaacgcagaggaggcttgcagtaggctgtggatatgttttttcacggagtcgtgtagtttaggcagctccgtgtcagtcatgtagcggcggcttgggacatcatatctgggctccagaacatggaggagacgcaggaatcccacattttctacctccgagagtggctggtcactcaatgcaatgtactcgataattgcctgtgttattttcacagcacgtggattgtctctggacattttctctcgtcttgcaagagtttgctgcagcgtgggttgtgttggtttagaagcgtgggtaaactctttgtactcgttgtcgtgttgggattttaggtgcttgattaaattacttgtgttaaatgcgctaccttttgagcctcctctggacaatttcgctgagcacaatttgcagtccgcctttgttttgtcgtcttcattcactttgaaatagttccacacggctgacatgtctcgcctcgccttctccccactctgagctgcagccggggcctgggggcgggcactcggcgcctgtgattaaccccttacacgccgctcaaacatagacatttctcagaccgtggtatcggtccccggtatcgggggacttttaacgagtacaagtactttagaaaatgtggtatcgaggccgataccagatacccgtttcggtatcggtgcatccctactaactacagggtcacgggggattgctggagccaatctcagccaacacagggtgcaaagcaggaaacaaaccctgggcagggtgccagcccaccgcagggcgcgcacacacacacgcacaccccaagcacacactagggacaatttagaatcgccaatgcacctaacctgcatgtctttggactgtgggaggaaaccggagcacccggggagaacatgcaaactccacacagggaggatctgggaagcgaacccaggtctcctaactgagaggcagcagcgctacccactgcgccaccctcatatttagcattttatttaaaatgtatcagTTTATGTTAAGTGCATAATCAAGAAAAGAAATCATCCCAAACATACACTGAATAAATGATTACTCTGTCTTTATAGAACAAATTTCATAATATCCACTAATTTAGAGTTCCCCATGAAGAACAGTGCCATACAGCATGTGAAGAGTAATGCAGTAGTACAATCCCCATATTAAAATGACTGACCTTATCAAAGCCTTTCTCTTCTAGCCTCTTTCCCAGAACTTCTCCAATTCCTGCCAGAGCCATTACAGCCTTTTCTCCCATTGGCTCTGCCACAAATTCCTTGTGTTTTTGAGAGGTTGATGACATTTTTGCAAACTAAACTGGAGGTAagacaaaagacaaacaaattgtttgtgTTGTACATATAAACTAACTGCTTTTCGTGTCCCAATGAAACAGTAATCTGTAACAGAAGTAACATTGTATATAGTGTCTTGCACTGTTTTACACTGTAGATAAGTAATTTTAAGACTACACAATTAATCACCCACTATCCTCTCATTCAATCCTtaagcaatgtaaaaaaaaaactgttatcaTATTTGGTAAGAGAAAAATAATGATTTCCTACAGAATGTGAACCTAACAGCAGAAACAGAAActaaagaaatatttctttgaaaaaaaaaaacaaaaaaaaaaaactgtttttaactaCCCTatttgatgggtaaaaatgtaaAGTGGACAGGCAATTActtcacaaaaataacattttattaatattatgtacaTAATATACTTAAAAACGAATATTGTACTGTTAACTTTTCAAATTCTTAAAAGGAAACCCAGTTTAAAAGAAATCTTTTTAAGGTGTATTTTTGGATAATGCCATTTCAATACTAATTGTAACTTTCCATATCCACAGAGCAGCAAACAGAAGTAATCCCTAAAatcatttgttaattttcaaactCACTTTTCCCAATCACACTTCCTGGccactggagtctatcccagtacATTTAGCACAAGGTAAGAAACAATCCAAGATGGGCTGTCTGTCCAATGCAGGTCACATTCACTCAATTTAGAATCAGGAGTTATACTGTCTTGCACATGGAAGGAAATCTAACACCCAGAAAGGATGACCACACAGATGGCACAGATTTGAATATTATCACagggatctgtgaggcagctgaCTGCACTACTCAAGgctttttactatattttttgaAACACTTCTCCTGGTGTATTCTACTCAAACAAACTATGGGataaaaaaatggatgaactTGTACAATAAAACGTCATGTTTAGGAAGCTATCCTACAtctacttactcaatgcaatatGTTTTTCCTTTAATAGTCTAGACCAGGGGTTCCCAAATTCAGTCCTGGTGTAGCACTGTTGCTACAGTATTTCGTTCTAACCAGCTTCACAAATCAGCGGGTTACTCTTGTGTCTCATTAATCCAGTtgtttagctggtcttttttcttctcttattctgcattcaaagAAGTCTACTAGTATGATATTTGTATttagaagaaattcagaaatgtgttttctttgttatagTTGTAAACACgtatctttcttttatttctattcaCCTTATTTCTATGGGGCTTGCTCCTTAAATTATATCTAAATactgacaattagtgatgagcagtgcagGTATGGGTGCAAATGACACTAAATCTTAATACAGAGCCACTGTTTCAGTGTTACATTCATCTATGTGGTGATTAGTAATAAAAAGCGTAACTACGTGGTCCTCAAGTTCAGTCCCGTGGAACACCTTAACTGCACATGTTCATCCCAACTACCTTCTGCTTTTAACTGGACTCGCGCCTTTATTAAACAAGCTGCCATTTTTTCAATTTCTATCCTTTTTTGTAttaatccagaaattacaaaatgggtTTGCTACATTTTTAAGAGAATGCAAGAAGCATGTTTGTGacattttattcttcttcattttttcaaaattttgcttgtttttatgtTCTGGTCATTTAAAACTTTTCTTATTACTCACCTCACAAGTGAATTTTCTATTGAAGTAGCTGCTTCCCTTTAGCACTGTGTCATTTGCACGTGTGTCTGTACTGCTCCTCACTAGTTGCCAGTATATGGATACAATTAGATACAGATTGTATACAATCagtaaaagtgaattaaaaagattacagtaaaggaaagttaacatttaaagatatggtaaaaaaataatttctgaattttgtaaatatattagcAGATATTACTGAttccaaaataacagaaaaaggctggttaaacttcttttttttttggctgctcccgttaaacAATTGGATCATTTAGAAGTAGGATTGAACCATATATGCACAGCCACAGTAGGACTCCAGAACAATAAACTGGGAACCCATGTATAAGTTAAAAAACCTCAAGagtatctaatttaatttaaacctTCCACATGAAACCCAAATTTTTATGTTTGGCTCCTAAAACGTAAGCATTTGAAAAGTACTCTGCTCATATTTTGAAAAAGCATCCAGTTATGTCAAAGTGCACAAGGACAGCATGTATTCCATCGGAGAACATACTAGCACACAAAGGACCTATTTAGTTTttcaggaaatggatgaagcTAGACAGATAGGCACATATGATAGGAAATCCAGCTTCACTATCAAATTTAGCACagctgtttaaagaaaaatagtTGTCACATTCACTACACTGGGGGTGGTGCAGTTGTGTAGTGATAGTTCTGCTACCTGGCAGTACGTAGACCTGGGTTTATGTTCAGGATCCttcctgcgtggattttgcatgttcttctatgtgggtttcctctggtatcctgccacagtccaaagacatgcagattaggtccAATGGCAAAACGAAATTGACCCTAGTGGATGTGTTTCTTGCTTCTCTTTGAGCAAACgtttatttgaatgtttttaaaacatgtaataGTGTACTTTTGAGTTAGTTTTTAGTGCTAAATATTTAGGTATTTGATTGGCACAAAGAGACTCAAACTCAACAGAAACATGCTTGTCCaagttaatattaatttttatgtaAGTCAGAGCATTTAACAGACTGAAGAGGGTAAATTTggcactgttttgtgtgttgacCTAATATATAACCTATTATGTAATTATAAacactgaaatacattttttaatacaatgatCATAGCAATCTTGTAAATAAGCAAGTTATCTGTGATTGCTATAATTGTGATTTAACAAGACTATTGTGTATCTTTATAGCACAATTTTCAATAAGAATGCTACAGTACTTCGTTGTatgataaataattataatttagaGATCTCATACACAAGGATACTTTCTATAAAGAAATTGAGGACATAGCACTTCGGTACTTATAGCCATTAGTTCCAGCACTAATTCTTGCAGAAATCttcggtgttttttttttttttcaaaaaataacccagaattctgtatttttatatcaGTACTGAATTTAAGAATTAGATggttattcttaaaaaaaaaaattattaaagatatGCATATGTGGCACGTgggaaacatatataaatgaccattacatattttatgtatgtttCAAAAGGCACACACATATTAAACACTgagcatatccatccatcttctaagcctgcttcatcctgagcagggtcCCAGGAAaactggagcctaacccagcaagatTTGGGCGAAAGGCTGGAACAATTCTACGACGCACAACATATTCGTCATATGTAAAAACTACGCAATAACATTTTACAGTACTTCAAATTTTAAGAgccaaacacacatacagtatcaaGCTTGTCTTCCAGTTATGAAGCAGGTTCTCTTTTTGTGAGCCCCACTGTCGCTAATTAAGCTAATACGCATGTCTGTCTACTGGATATCGAAGATTGTACATTCATCAAACTGATGTGTGCCAGGACTCAAGATTGTAACTGAATATTCCGGCCAAAAAAGTAGTGGTATCCTCCCTGCCCCGGATATTATTCGGTTACGTTTTCTGTCATAATTTTGATTGAAATGCACAGATTTCAAGAAAATACGAGGAAGCTTAACTACACGTACCTGGTGTATACTTAATCAAATCACATGTAGTTTCGAAAATTGCTGTGCACTAGAAAACAACATCTAGCACAATATTTATAACACAGTCTGATCCAAACACTTATAACCATCCACACAACTTTTAAGTCGATCAAGAGCATTAACATGTACTCTTTTATAATGGGTTTGTGCAAATATCTTTCTACGACCCCTTATCATTTGACGTAATGCTACATTTATTTGTAGGCCTTCTATGTGATACAGGCGTGTGGTCGAGAAACCAGATGATCGCCTTTTCACCAACGTATCTGCCCTCTTCAGACCATAAAGCATTCTTAAAGGGTGTGATCGTATGCTTGATATTTATGACATCCAGTTAGGACTGTCTGTCTATCTAGATTAGCCAATTTTTAGCAACGTTCGCTGCACCGGCGATAGGGTCGTAAAAGCGAAACGTTCGCTCTTCACGCAAAAGCGCGTACACATGTCCAGCCAAGCCATCCACCGGCAGACTTTTAAACCTGTTCGCCCTTTCAATTAAAACAATCGAACATTTTCTAATCATCTTACTGATTTATAGAAGCCTTATTACTACTGTGAGTGCGCGAATCCACACAAGTTAAGTTGTTGCCTGTTACAAATAATCAATATCTggaactgtactgtactgtacaatttatacaatttcaatttgtgtttccagtttgaaaataaGATAAATGTTTCCTTACATGTGAAGTCTTCAGCGAACCAACTTGTCAGTTAGTCAATCGCACTCAACAGCCGCTCTCTGGAATTCAACAGCCAACTTCCTGATCCCGCCAACACACCCCCAGACAAACTTCCGCTTGCGCAGGTAATGTGAGCCGACGTGAAAA harbors:
- the LOC114652230 gene encoding barrier-to-autointegration factor; translation: MSSTSQKHKEFVAEPMGEKAVMALAGIGEVLGKRLEEKGFDKAYVVLGQFLVLKKDEDFFREWLKDTCGANAKQQFDCYSCLKEWCDSFL